A section of the Desulfovibrio sp. Huiquan2017 genome encodes:
- a CDS encoding PAS domain-containing protein, translating to MKVLKRFRESLIAKMILSGGVTLTLCILLWAGFNVYYFKNNVVSNVMSDIEMVSDTIMLALHYAMMLDDEEDIKENINNIAKQEEIENIRVYNKKGRIVFSNIPGEIGTVIGQGAPACRACHQYEPPPPALPLPKRTRMIESGNSQLMAIMTPIANSEGCSPGPCHVHSKDEQVLGLLDVTVNMDAKNSMIRMFERANMGIAAMVFTATFLALFAFTYRFIFRPIKRLITATRGISGDSDYTDIDIEQVDEIGTLGQALNMMGKRVADKHRELLEQREEYRNLFDNVPCLVSVVDAEYRILRHNLAYEWHFGSPGNKRCWQVNKGRLEKCKACPVDRTLRDGQSHMSEESGMSKDGHPIHWIVYTSPVKNKRGEVVAAMEMMVDITHRRELESKLAASEHRYHAIFDSIPNAVFVLNRKTLEILNSNESSQEMYGWSQLELRGRSFMTFFREDEARDWEEAVRTQAEIELCTHVDKSDRPFFVFLSISPARFEGNDTLIVTCTDVTRKVEVEQQLIQASKMTTLGEMSTGVAHELNQPLTILQAISNLLSHRAENGAEVSPEIMRELAEGISTHVDRAAKIIEHMREFGRKADLRTMPVQVNEVLERGFEFFSQQLQVHNIRVVWELEEDLPLIMADSNRLEQVVINLLLNARDAIADRWKDDKNADKRILLRSFSTPERIVFRICDTGAGIPPAIRERLFEPFFTTKNVGKGTGLGLSISYGIVTDYGGKIRADAWEEGGACFEIAFPRAECGL from the coding sequence ATGAAGGTGCTCAAGCGATTCCGCGAAAGCCTGATAGCGAAGATGATCCTGTCGGGCGGCGTGACGCTGACCCTGTGTATCCTCCTGTGGGCCGGATTCAACGTCTATTACTTCAAGAACAACGTGGTCTCCAACGTCATGTCCGACATCGAGATGGTGTCGGACACGATCATGCTCGCCCTGCACTACGCCATGATGCTCGACGATGAAGAGGACATCAAAGAGAACATCAACAACATCGCCAAGCAGGAAGAGATCGAAAACATCCGGGTCTACAACAAGAAGGGACGCATCGTCTTCTCCAACATCCCGGGCGAAATCGGCACGGTCATCGGCCAGGGGGCCCCGGCCTGCCGGGCCTGCCACCAGTACGAGCCGCCGCCCCCGGCCCTGCCCCTGCCCAAGCGCACCCGAATGATCGAGTCGGGCAACAGCCAGCTCATGGCCATCATGACCCCCATCGCCAACTCCGAAGGGTGCTCCCCCGGCCCGTGCCATGTCCACTCCAAGGACGAGCAGGTCCTCGGCCTGCTGGACGTCACCGTGAACATGGACGCCAAGAATTCCATGATCCGGATGTTCGAGCGGGCCAACATGGGCATCGCCGCGATGGTCTTCACCGCCACCTTCCTGGCCCTGTTCGCCTTCACGTACCGGTTCATCTTCCGGCCCATCAAACGGCTCATCACCGCCACCCGGGGCATCAGCGGGGATTCCGACTACACGGACATCGACATCGAGCAGGTGGACGAGATCGGCACCCTGGGCCAGGCCCTCAACATGATGGGCAAGCGGGTCGCGGACAAACACCGAGAACTTCTGGAACAGCGCGAGGAGTACCGCAACCTGTTCGACAACGTGCCCTGCCTGGTTTCGGTGGTGGATGCCGAATACCGGATTCTCCGCCACAACCTGGCCTACGAATGGCACTTCGGCAGCCCCGGAAACAAGCGCTGCTGGCAGGTGAACAAGGGCCGCCTCGAAAAATGCAAGGCCTGCCCCGTGGACCGGACCCTCCGCGACGGCCAGTCCCACATGTCCGAAGAATCGGGCATGTCCAAGGACGGCCACCCGATCCACTGGATTGTGTACACCTCGCCGGTCAAGAACAAGCGGGGCGAAGTGGTGGCCGCCATGGAGATGATGGTGGACATCACCCACCGGCGCGAGCTGGAGTCCAAGCTGGCCGCCTCCGAGCACCGCTACCACGCCATCTTCGACTCCATTCCCAACGCGGTCTTCGTCCTGAACCGCAAGACGCTGGAGATTCTCAACAGCAACGAATCATCCCAGGAGATGTACGGCTGGAGCCAGCTTGAACTGCGCGGCCGGTCCTTCATGACCTTCTTCCGCGAGGACGAGGCCCGGGACTGGGAGGAGGCCGTACGCACCCAGGCGGAGATCGAGCTGTGCACCCACGTGGACAAGTCGGACAGGCCGTTTTTCGTCTTCCTGAGCATCTCCCCGGCCCGCTTCGAGGGCAACGATACTCTCATCGTCACCTGCACGGACGTGACCCGCAAGGTCGAGGTGGAACAGCAGCTCATCCAGGCCAGCAAAATGACCACGCTGGGCGAAATGAGCACGGGCGTGGCCCACGAACTGAACCAGCCCCTGACCATCCTCCAGGCCATCTCCAACCTGCTCTCGCACCGGGCCGAGAACGGGGCCGAAGTCTCCCCGGAGATCATGCGCGAACTGGCCGAGGGCATCTCCACCCATGTGGACCGGGCGGCCAAGATCATCGAACATATGCGCGAATTCGGGCGCAAGGCCGACCTGCGGACCATGCCGGTGCAGGTCAACGAGGTCCTGGAACGCGGCTTCGAGTTCTTCAGCCAGCAATTGCAGGTCCACAACATCCGGGTGGTCTGGGAACTGGAAGAGGACCTGCCCCTGATCATGGCCGATTCGAACCGGCTGGAACAGGTGGTCATCAATCTCCTGCTCAACGCCCGCGACGCCATTGCGGATCGCTGGAAAGACGACAAGAACGCGGACAAGCGCATCCTGCTCCGTTCCTTCAGCACGCCCGAACGTATCGTCTTCCGCATCTGCGACACGGGCGCGGGCATCCCCCCGGCCATCCGCGAACGCCTCTTCGAGCCATTTTTCACCACCAAGAACGTGGGCAAGGGCACAGGGCTCGGCCTGTCCATCTCCTACGGCATCGTCACCGACTACGGCGGGAAGATCCGGGCCGACGCATGGGAGGAAGGTGGCGCCTGCTTCGAGATCGCCTTCCCCCGGGCCGAGTGCGGGCTGTAG
- a CDS encoding TetR/AcrR family transcriptional regulator produces the protein MATKQQEKSQQTMQELMASAIELFGTKGFANTSVSEITDHAGYAKGSFYRHWNSKDELFLQIVEQKFKQYRATRHDRVQKAADLEEAMNIIWDFLETIVADRNWSAIFLEFTIHAATSEALRKLLNKSDYRLSDRVFAELVRSHVTSEFPPEKIGALNTALFEGFLIHRALGTETLTLGEVREAAIDLAVKNGTKRD, from the coding sequence ATGGCGACCAAGCAACAGGAAAAATCCCAACAGACCATGCAGGAGCTTATGGCTTCGGCCATCGAGCTGTTCGGCACCAAGGGGTTCGCCAACACCTCGGTGTCCGAGATCACCGACCACGCGGGCTACGCCAAGGGAAGCTTCTACCGCCACTGGAACTCCAAGGACGAGCTCTTTCTCCAGATCGTGGAACAGAAATTCAAACAGTACCGGGCCACCCGCCACGACCGGGTGCAAAAGGCCGCCGACCTTGAAGAGGCCATGAACATCATCTGGGACTTCCTGGAAACCATCGTGGCGGACCGCAACTGGTCGGCCATCTTCCTGGAGTTCACCATCCACGCGGCCACCAGCGAAGCCCTGCGCAAGCTCCTGAACAAATCGGACTACCGGCTCTCGGACCGGGTCTTTGCCGAACTGGTTCGCAGCCACGTGACCAGCGAGTTTCCCCCCGAGAAGATCGGGGCCCTGAACACCGCCCTGTTCGAGGGATTCCTCATCCACCGGGCGCTCGGCACCGAGACCCTCACCCTCGGGGAAGTGCGCGAAGCGGCCATCGACCTGGCCGTGAAGAACGGAACCAAGCGGGACTAA
- a CDS encoding NapC/NirT family cytochrome c, whose translation MERKTKSILLVLFGILIAFPIFSMTYYTMVRTSTPEFCGSCHEIRPAVMAWKSSTHVNNAQGFVADCMDCHLPAPQDTVDFFFTKTMHGMKDVFAHFTGGAEDYDRAVMRERIWATMKNDQCMKCHRNILHLPGKRGAMLAHRRVLYAENGQEYRCTDCHRHLVHNDRQFFEYKQFRAPYRAEGLPNLGI comes from the coding sequence ATGGAGCGAAAAACCAAGTCGATCCTGCTGGTCCTGTTCGGCATCTTGATCGCCTTCCCCATCTTCAGCATGACCTATTACACCATGGTCAGGACTTCGACCCCGGAGTTCTGTGGGAGCTGTCACGAGATCCGTCCGGCGGTCATGGCCTGGAAGAGCTCGACGCACGTCAACAACGCGCAGGGATTCGTGGCCGACTGTATGGACTGCCACCTGCCCGCGCCCCAGGACACCGTCGATTTCTTCTTCACCAAGACCATGCACGGGATGAAGGACGTGTTCGCCCACTTCACGGGCGGAGCCGAGGACTACGACAGAGCGGTCATGCGCGAGCGCATCTGGGCGACCATGAAAAACGACCAGTGCATGAAGTGCCACCGGAACATCCTGCACCTGCCGGGCAAGCGCGGGGCCATGCTGGCCCACCGCCGGGTGCTCTACGCCGAAAACGGCCAGGAATACCGCTGCACCGACTGCCATCGGCACCTGGTCCACAACGACAGACAGTTCTTCGAGTACAAGCAGTTCCGCGCCCCCTATCGGGCCGAGGGGCTGCCCAACCTGGGTATCTAG
- a CDS encoding diguanylate cyclase: protein MDDTSARRQLKQAQQRIAELEADLARAAEEACEDRYHLVFDHAPGGMAIITERGDILLSNAEAKRFLGLSGPDGKHDARNFYVNVNDRDQLIELLREKQHIRNFPVPMRRLDGTPMWASLSARSIDYGGVRANLISFTDITEYRQALHRLELDEIRFEKLYALSEMTQRPESEILDFALEAITEVTDSEIGYIYRLSDDESELHLYAWSKNVLKQCAMKNPPEVYLVRDTGLWGDPVRQRKPVLTNDYPNLQSKRGCPAGHVPVRNHLGVPILDENRIIYLAGVGNKHSDYTEDDVRHIELIMNGTWRILQRRRSRAELRTARAELEEKVRRRTERLQQVNRELAGLNLELMKKDQEREQARMELVRYQRIIETNPDLISLIDNKYRYVIVNQSYTRIFGLDREAIVGQSVGILFGSQAFEEQFQPAIDRALAGETLTKATWLNLPDRGDRYMSITYQPVRVENDDTQYVSFEARDMTDLKRSEEDLKAIAERLDLATDAAHLGIWEWDLRTDDLLWDRKMFDLYQAAPLPPEELFDFWRSCIHPDDLAATEHHLARSIETKEPLYLEFRIIRKDGETRHIRLEGLVQMDDRGMPIRLIGISMDVTEQRQMEDELRTLASTDPLTGASNRRQFMSRLNEEFERCKRYNTSLVLLSLDIDHFKRINDTYGHPAGDDVLKDLVALCKSTLRTTDLFGRVGGEEFQAALTQTRIGAGENTAERLRRRVERHEVKTHGQAITFTISIGVTALADDDKSIEGLLKRADDALYQAKRSGRNRVIVL, encoded by the coding sequence ATGGACGATACTTCGGCACGCAGGCAGTTGAAACAGGCGCAACAGCGCATCGCGGAACTCGAAGCCGACCTTGCGCGTGCCGCCGAGGAGGCGTGCGAGGACCGCTACCATCTGGTCTTCGACCACGCTCCCGGCGGCATGGCCATCATCACCGAAAGAGGAGACATCCTCCTGTCCAATGCCGAAGCCAAGCGGTTCCTCGGCCTGTCCGGGCCCGACGGCAAGCACGACGCCCGGAATTTTTACGTCAACGTCAACGACCGCGATCAGCTCATCGAACTACTTCGGGAAAAGCAGCACATCCGCAATTTCCCCGTGCCCATGCGCCGCCTGGACGGCACGCCCATGTGGGCCAGCCTGAGCGCCCGGTCCATCGACTATGGCGGAGTCCGGGCCAACCTGATTTCCTTCACCGACATTACCGAGTACCGCCAGGCCCTGCACCGGCTGGAGCTGGACGAGATCCGCTTCGAAAAGCTCTATGCCCTGTCCGAAATGACTCAGCGACCGGAAAGCGAGATCCTCGACTTCGCCCTGGAGGCGATCACCGAGGTGACCGACAGCGAGATCGGCTACATCTACCGATTGAGCGACGACGAGTCGGAACTGCACCTCTATGCGTGGTCCAAGAACGTCTTGAAACAGTGCGCCATGAAAAATCCCCCCGAGGTTTACCTGGTCCGGGACACCGGCCTCTGGGGCGATCCAGTGCGGCAGCGCAAGCCCGTACTGACCAACGACTACCCCAACCTGCAATCCAAGCGGGGCTGCCCCGCGGGGCACGTTCCGGTCCGCAATCACCTGGGCGTCCCGATCCTCGACGAGAACCGTATCATCTACCTGGCCGGGGTAGGCAACAAGCATAGCGACTACACCGAAGACGACGTCCGGCACATCGAACTGATCATGAACGGCACCTGGCGCATCCTCCAGCGCCGCCGGTCCCGGGCGGAACTGAGAACAGCCCGGGCCGAACTCGAGGAAAAGGTCCGGCGTCGCACGGAGCGCCTCCAGCAGGTCAACCGCGAACTGGCCGGACTCAATCTCGAATTGATGAAAAAGGATCAGGAACGCGAACAGGCCCGCATGGAGCTTGTGCGCTACCAGCGGATCATCGAGACCAACCCGGACCTCATCTCGCTCATCGACAACAAATACCGCTACGTTATCGTCAACCAATCCTACACCCGCATCTTCGGCCTGGACCGGGAGGCCATCGTGGGGCAGTCCGTAGGCATTCTTTTCGGCAGCCAAGCCTTCGAGGAGCAGTTCCAGCCAGCCATCGACCGGGCCCTGGCAGGCGAAACCCTGACCAAGGCCACCTGGCTGAACCTCCCGGACCGGGGTGACCGGTACATGTCCATCACCTACCAGCCCGTGCGGGTGGAGAACGACGACACCCAATACGTCTCCTTCGAGGCCCGGGACATGACCGACCTCAAGCGTAGCGAAGAGGACCTCAAGGCCATCGCCGAGCGCCTGGACCTGGCCACGGACGCCGCCCACCTGGGTATCTGGGAATGGGACCTGCGCACCGACGACCTGCTCTGGGACCGTAAGATGTTCGATCTCTATCAAGCCGCGCCCCTGCCTCCGGAGGAGCTTTTCGACTTCTGGCGCAGTTGCATCCACCCGGACGACCTGGCCGCCACCGAACACCATTTGGCCCGCTCCATTGAGACCAAGGAGCCGCTCTATCTGGAATTCCGGATCATCCGAAAGGACGGCGAAACCCGCCACATCCGCCTGGAGGGACTGGTCCAGATGGACGACAGGGGCATGCCCATCCGGCTCATCGGCATCAGCATGGACGTCACCGAACAGCGCCAGATGGAGGACGAACTGCGGACCCTGGCCTCCACCGACCCCCTGACCGGGGCCAGCAACCGCCGCCAGTTCATGTCCCGACTGAACGAGGAATTCGAACGCTGCAAGCGATACAACACCTCCCTGGTCCTCCTCTCCCTGGACATCGACCACTTCAAGCGCATCAACGACACCTACGGCCACCCGGCCGGGGACGACGTGCTGAAGGACCTGGTCGCCCTGTGCAAGTCAACCCTGCGCACCACCGACCTCTTCGGCCGGGTCGGGGGCGAGGAATTCCAGGCCGCCCTGACCCAGACCCGCATCGGCGCGGGCGAGAACACCGCCGAGCGGCTGCGGCGACGCGTGGAGCGGCATGAGGTCAAGACCCACGGCCAAGCCATCACCTTCACCATCAGTATCGGCGTGACCGCCCTGGCCGACGACGACAAGTCCATCGAAGGATTGCTCAAGCGGGCCGATGACGCCCTGTACCAGGCCAAGCGAAGCGGGCGGAACCGGGTCATAGTGCTCTGA
- a CDS encoding FAD-dependent oxidoreductase, with protein MSISTKSDHDWFLPEDVRKQLTETFKALNKPVSLELFIQPGVNDEFSDYTAKFCADLARLNDKITFKKQDIPSDRARDLGVTASPTLCLNPDEYHIRFLGAPLGEEGKTFITAIMLVSLRASGLSEASLALLDPLDTERLVQVFVSPSCPYCPGQAMHAIKAAIARPGLVKAECVEMNENRELTERYNVGSVPHTVINQGEHDGLGLMPEERFVVEMVHLKSAEELLKEGKLPGTEGMQTATGYGSIDPGAVDLVIIGAGPAGLTAGIYAVRAGLKAVVLEKSIVGGQVALTPVVENYPGFTAVPGKQLMDIMSEHARQYVPVHEGEGVESVTVGDPAKDEPITVTTARGEYPAKAVILATGASYRKLGVPGEETYFGRGVNYCASCDGYLYKGKAVAIVGGGNTALTDALHLKNLGVDVTIIHRRDEFRAQKPLVDSVEREGIPVLWNTEVEEIKGDGRTVTALKLRNRMTQAKTELPVDGVFMAIGQKAATELAQAMGVALNDQGYVQTGPDKRTNVPRVYACGDLVGGLQQIVTAIGEGSVAAMSAFEDISHPYWKK; from the coding sequence ATGTCCATATCCACTAAAAGCGACCATGACTGGTTCCTGCCCGAAGACGTCCGCAAACAACTGACCGAGACCTTCAAGGCTCTCAATAAACCGGTTTCACTGGAACTCTTCATCCAGCCCGGGGTCAACGACGAGTTTTCCGACTACACCGCCAAATTCTGCGCCGACCTGGCCCGGCTCAACGACAAGATCACTTTCAAAAAACAGGACATCCCGTCCGACCGCGCCCGGGACCTGGGCGTGACCGCCTCGCCCACCCTGTGCCTCAACCCGGACGAATACCACATCCGCTTCCTGGGCGCTCCCCTGGGCGAGGAAGGCAAGACCTTCATCACCGCCATTATGCTCGTCTCCCTGCGCGCAAGTGGGCTGTCCGAGGCCTCCCTGGCCCTGCTCGATCCCCTGGACACCGAACGGCTGGTCCAGGTCTTCGTCTCACCTTCCTGTCCCTACTGCCCGGGCCAGGCCATGCACGCCATAAAGGCCGCCATCGCCCGGCCCGGCCTGGTCAAGGCCGAGTGCGTGGAGATGAACGAAAACCGCGAGCTGACCGAACGCTACAACGTCGGCTCCGTGCCGCACACCGTCATCAACCAGGGCGAGCACGACGGCCTGGGACTCATGCCCGAGGAGCGGTTCGTGGTCGAGATGGTCCACCTCAAATCCGCCGAGGAACTGCTTAAGGAAGGCAAATTGCCCGGCACGGAAGGCATGCAGACCGCCACGGGCTACGGCAGCATCGACCCCGGAGCCGTGGACCTGGTCATCATCGGCGCGGGCCCGGCCGGACTGACCGCCGGCATCTATGCCGTGCGCGCCGGACTCAAGGCCGTGGTCCTGGAAAAGTCCATCGTCGGCGGCCAGGTGGCCCTGACCCCGGTGGTCGAGAACTATCCCGGCTTCACCGCCGTGCCTGGCAAACAGCTCATGGACATCATGAGCGAGCACGCCCGCCAATACGTGCCCGTGCATGAGGGCGAAGGCGTGGAGTCCGTCACCGTCGGCGACCCGGCCAAGGACGAACCCATCACCGTGACCACCGCGCGCGGCGAATACCCTGCCAAGGCGGTCATCCTGGCCACGGGCGCCTCCTACCGCAAGCTCGGCGTCCCCGGCGAGGAAACCTACTTCGGGCGCGGGGTCAACTACTGCGCCTCCTGCGACGGCTACCTGTACAAGGGGAAGGCAGTGGCCATCGTCGGCGGCGGCAACACCGCCCTGACCGACGCCCTGCACCTCAAGAACCTCGGCGTGGATGTGACCATCATCCATCGGCGCGACGAATTCCGGGCCCAGAAGCCGCTTGTCGATTCCGTGGAGCGCGAGGGCATCCCGGTCCTCTGGAACACCGAGGTCGAGGAGATCAAGGGCGACGGCCGGACGGTCACCGCCCTCAAGCTGCGCAACCGCATGACCCAGGCCAAGACCGAACTGCCCGTGGACGGCGTATTCATGGCCATCGGCCAGAAGGCCGCCACCGAACTGGCGCAGGCCATGGGCGTGGCTCTCAACGACCAGGGCTACGTCCAGACGGGCCCGGACAAGCGCACCAACGTGCCGCGCGTCTACGCCTGTGGCGACCTGGTAGGCGGCCTGCAACAGATCGTCACCGCCATCGGCGAGGGCTCCGTGGCCGCCATGTCCGCCTTCGAGGACATCTCGCACCCCTATTGGAAAAAATAG
- a CDS encoding multiheme c-type cytochrome, translating to MYRRMTFTLAAVLAVIALTAIASGAQNFPKVRELRMDRATPPQGTACIECHKQETPGIFADWAMSRHASAGITCLDCHQAQPGEQDISVAHEKYYSMGNLPMGEKQYFVPVAAAVTPKDCSRCHPDEAKQYAKSKHANTIEIIWKLDPWLNGGMNSDNERKTGCYYCHGTVLKMKDGKLDPDTWPNVGVGRLNMDGSLGSCTSCHTRHRFSVMEARKPETCGQCHLGPDHPQIEIYNESKHGDIYQAFKQEYNFDSAPGAWTPGVDYRAPTCAACHMSGSGDVATTHDVTERISWETQAPLTVRPSEFKPLPAATDWKVERDKMKNICSQCHGQSWIDDFYTQLDTSVKEYNEVYFKPAKKTLDELYEKGLLDKTKYFDEHLEVEFYELWHHEGRRARMGTAMMAPDYAWWHGFYECKHRYNRFMEEARHLIETNTKAYRYPDFPNATGDTTRPAQIFGKQ from the coding sequence ATGTATCGCAGAATGACGTTCACCCTCGCCGCCGTGTTGGCCGTCATCGCCCTGACCGCCATCGCGTCCGGCGCGCAGAATTTCCCCAAAGTCCGCGAACTGCGCATGGACCGGGCCACCCCGCCCCAGGGCACGGCCTGCATCGAATGCCACAAACAGGAGACCCCCGGCATCTTCGCCGACTGGGCCATGAGCCGCCACGCCTCGGCAGGCATCACCTGCCTGGACTGTCACCAGGCCCAGCCCGGCGAACAGGACATCAGCGTGGCCCATGAGAAATACTACTCCATGGGCAACCTGCCCATGGGCGAAAAGCAGTACTTCGTGCCCGTTGCCGCGGCGGTCACGCCCAAGGACTGTTCCCGCTGCCACCCGGACGAGGCCAAGCAATACGCCAAGAGCAAGCACGCCAACACCATCGAGATCATCTGGAAGCTCGACCCGTGGCTCAACGGCGGCATGAACTCCGACAACGAACGCAAGACCGGCTGCTATTACTGCCACGGCACGGTGCTCAAGATGAAGGACGGCAAGCTCGATCCCGACACCTGGCCCAACGTGGGCGTCGGCCGCCTGAACATGGACGGCTCCCTCGGCTCCTGCACCAGTTGCCACACCCGGCACCGCTTCTCGGTCATGGAGGCGCGCAAGCCCGAAACCTGCGGCCAATGCCACCTCGGCCCGGACCATCCGCAGATCGAAATCTACAACGAGTCCAAGCACGGCGACATCTACCAAGCCTTCAAGCAGGAGTATAACTTCGACTCCGCACCCGGCGCCTGGACCCCGGGCGTGGATTACCGCGCCCCGACCTGCGCCGCCTGCCACATGTCCGGATCGGGCGATGTGGCCACCACCCACGATGTGACCGAACGCATATCCTGGGAGACCCAGGCCCCGCTGACGGTCCGGCCGTCCGAGTTCAAGCCGCTGCCGGCGGCCACGGACTGGAAGGTCGAACGCGACAAGATGAAGAACATCTGCAGCCAATGCCACGGCCAGTCGTGGATCGACGACTTCTACACCCAGCTCGACACCTCGGTGAAGGAGTACAACGAGGTCTACTTCAAGCCCGCCAAGAAGACCCTGGACGAACTCTATGAAAAGGGACTGCTCGACAAGACCAAGTACTTCGACGAGCACCTGGAGGTGGAGTTCTACGAACTGTGGCACCACGAAGGCCGCCGGGCCCGCATGGGCACCGCCATGATGGCCCCGGACTACGCCTGGTGGCACGGCTTCTACGAGTGCAAGCACCGCTACAACCGGTTCATGGAAGAGGCCCGCCACCTGATCGAGACCAACACCAAGGCCTACCGCTATCCCGACTTCCCCAACGCCACCGGCGACACAACCCGCCCGGCGCAGATCTTCGGCAAGCAGTAG
- a CDS encoding TRAP transporter small permease yields MEEARGPLHITEKIMRIIAAACLAGMAAMTGADVFLRGAFNTPIFGCEEIVAILGVIAVGFALPYSHYQKSHIGVEILVRRLPRRTREVLGLLTNLATLCLVGIITWRMFLYAGTLAESGEVSMNLELPEYYVVYVLSFGFFVYALCLLADVAEFFRKRGA; encoded by the coding sequence ATGGAAGAAGCCAGAGGGCCGCTCCATATCACCGAAAAAATCATGCGCATCATCGCGGCCGCCTGCCTGGCGGGCATGGCCGCCATGACCGGCGCGGACGTGTTCTTGCGCGGGGCCTTCAACACCCCCATCTTCGGCTGCGAGGAGATCGTGGCCATCCTCGGCGTGATCGCCGTGGGCTTCGCCCTGCCCTACTCCCACTACCAGAAGAGCCACATCGGCGTGGAAATCCTGGTCCGCCGCCTGCCCAGGCGAACGCGCGAGGTCCTGGGGTTGCTGACCAACCTGGCCACCCTGTGCCTGGTGGGAATCATCACCTGGCGCATGTTTCTCTACGCCGGGACCCTGGCCGAGTCCGGCGAGGTCTCCATGAACCTGGAGCTGCCCGAGTACTACGTGGTCTACGTCCTGTCCTTCGGCTTCTTCGTCTACGCCCTCTGCCTGCTGGCGGACGTGGCCGAATTCTTCAGGAAACGGGGGGCCTAG
- a CDS encoding TRAP transporter substrate-binding protein yields MRKILLTLAALAFIAAGLAVPAHAESVRLTYSSFFPPTHIQSKLAEQWCQEVEMRTNKDVIIDFYPGGTLSPAKQCYDGVVEGISDIGQSALAYSRGRFPVMAAVDLPMGYKNGVQATAVANTVYAKFSPAEFDDVQPMYFHAHGPGLLFTVDKPVHTLADLRGLKIRSTGNSAKLIEALGGTPVAQPMPASYQSLQKGVVDGSVHPMESNKGWKLGEVVRHCTMTVPVGYTTTFFIVMNKARWNEISPKNQKIIEQINREWSIKHGQAWDASDAEGRKFLTAKGGDFYELEPAEAERWVQAARPVLDGYADGEGKKVDGRAVVEFIKAEMTKAQ; encoded by the coding sequence ATGCGTAAGATCCTGTTGACCCTGGCGGCCCTGGCCTTCATTGCCGCGGGCCTGGCCGTCCCGGCGCACGCCGAGTCCGTGCGCCTGACCTATTCGAGCTTCTTCCCGCCCACGCACATCCAGTCCAAGCTGGCCGAGCAGTGGTGCCAGGAGGTCGAGATGCGCACCAATAAAGACGTCATCATCGACTTCTACCCAGGCGGCACCCTGAGCCCGGCCAAACAGTGCTACGACGGCGTGGTCGAGGGCATCTCGGATATCGGCCAGTCCGCCCTGGCCTACTCGCGCGGGCGCTTCCCGGTCATGGCCGCCGTGGACCTGCCCATGGGCTACAAGAACGGCGTCCAGGCCACGGCCGTGGCCAACACGGTCTACGCCAAGTTCTCGCCCGCCGAATTCGACGACGTGCAGCCCATGTACTTCCACGCCCACGGCCCGGGCCTGCTCTTCACCGTGGACAAGCCGGTCCACACCCTGGCCGACCTGCGCGGCCTCAAGATCCGCTCCACCGGCAACTCGGCCAAGCTCATCGAAGCCCTCGGCGGGACCCCGGTGGCCCAGCCCATGCCCGCTTCCTACCAATCCCTGCAAAAAGGCGTGGTGGACGGCTCCGTCCACCCCATGGAATCCAACAAAGGCTGGAAGCTCGGCGAAGTGGTCCGCCACTGCACCATGACCGTGCCCGTGGGCTATACCACCACCTTCTTCATCGTCATGAACAAGGCCAGGTGGAACGAGATTTCCCCCAAGAACCAAAAGATCATCGAACAGATCAACAGGGAATGGTCAATCAAGCACGGCCAGGCCTGGGACGCCTCCGACGCCGAGGGGCGCAAGTTCCTGACCGCCAAGGGCGGCGACTTCTACGAGCTTGAGCCCGCCGAGGCCGAGCGATGGGTGCAGGCCGCCCGGCCCGTGCTGGACGGCTACGCCGACGGCGAAGGCAAGAAGGTGGACGGCCGCGCCGTGGTCGAATTCATCAAGGCCGAAATGACCAAGGCGCAGTAG